CTACTTTTAATGTTTTAATTGAATCAAAATAATCTGATTTTATTATTGATTTATCATTTTTTCTTAAACTTTCAATAAATACTCTATCTTCAACAAAATAAAGGTCTTGGTTAAAATTAAATTCCTCATATTTTTCTGAAGTAATTATAATTAATTTCCTGTGTGAATATTCAATAAGTTTCCTTTTACATATAAATCTAATTTTTGGTGGATAGTATCTTGTCACTTCAGGAAATAAAGCATATGTGCATAATAAGTTTCCATAAATTCCATTTTCAAATTCAAATATTGTACAACTTGCATCATCTCCTGTATATAATTTTTCTTCTGGGAAAAATCCCCTAACTCTTTTTGTATATACGGATTTTATCTCTCCAAAAACATATCTTATAAGGTCAATAAAATGTATTGCCTGGTCAACAATCTGTCCTCCTGCCTTTTCCTTAATTTTTATTGAATCAACAAGAGGGATTGTCCAGAACCACTCAGATGAAATAAATATAACTTTTTCATTTTTAATAATTTCTTTGAGTTTTTCAGAAGCAGGGTCATATCGTAACATAAATCCAATACTGTGAATAATATTTTTTGTTTTAAGTTTATCAATAACAATTTCACATTCTTCTTCTTTTAAAGCAGGTGGTTTTTCAAGAAAAAATGGTAAATTTTTTTCAATACAGTATAAAACGATTTCTGTGTGAGTATCAGCAGGTGTACATATCCAGACACAATCAGGCCTTTCCTTTTCAATCATTTCTTTATATTCAGTATAATAACTACATCCAATATCTTTCGCCTTATTCTTTGCGACCTCTTCAATTATATCACAAACAGATATAATTTTTATTCCTTCTATTTTTTTAATAGAATTTATATGTACATTTGAGATTCTTC
This bacterium DNA region includes the following protein-coding sequences:
- a CDS encoding Gfo/Idh/MocA family oxidoreductase, with the protein product MKIGIIGTGRISNVHINSIKKIEGIKIISVCDIIEEVAKNKAKDIGCSYYTEYKEMIEKERPDCVWICTPADTHTEIVLYCIEKNLPFFLEKPPALKEEECEIVIDKLKTKNIIHSIGFMLRYDPASEKLKEIIKNEKVIFISSEWFWTIPLVDSIKIKEKAGGQIVDQAIHFIDLIRYVFGEIKSVYTKRVRGFFPEEKLYTGDDASCTIFEFENGIYGNLLCTYALFPEVTRYYPPKIRFICKRKLIEYSHRKLIIITSEKYEEFNFNQDLYFVEDRVFIESLRKNDKSIIKSDYFDSIKTLKVALSANKSMEENREIIIR